In the genome of Plasmodium chabaudi chabaudi strain AS genome assembly, chromosome: 6, one region contains:
- a CDS encoding CIR protein, with protein sequence MANKACSYLIEADEYFNNGVVDENKFNKNSSLQDRCPYENRSPRPCKNNYERINAVGAYLYQNLSKTGKNISGTGHNGDRHIEFFMMWLSDKLFKIENDYKATLEESYNNHLKNYMGNFNYWRVLNNKKVYKDATIWKMSAMYTLLTYICKLITEYNKNVKNPDRDTLVKSSSQSVNYYKTIHNSVNGCKPYLHLLDSLKKVYENFRSTRIINNKSLDKVAKSLLSKRVEPFKTFGNEDKYFVLDSEVLSFDNEECGKVKTQDEELGKQIASKGSPSKQQGSGNSKKPITGTQTQPSGDSSRGTNDQSGKVPTPGKAGVPSPPQSGGTNPAATKPVATKPGTAKPAPAKPAAPAPKPGLPPAKPGPAQTGAGKPTSPHSQPVPTPSGASQKKVQQSHQAKQGHQPQQPQQPQQPQQPQQPQQPPPVQPPPAQPPPAQPPPAQPPHVHPPKKLPSGSSGASTPASTDTPKLGTLPSGTLPSGAALLSPGKPSSSDATPPAGTSPSDTTTSGTTTSVTSSPGATLSPDTQVSSGASTGMQNGIVSNPQNPKGDISQQTNHGAKQMNQNGDSVNPNSVPGGSGGKSKDTPQTKTSKVGDSSPTPQVTGTGNQGTTPGASSDGIGTQKGLLNGVGNAATGSKSDPSRSTVNQLQDPNSKQGGTGGGAGGAQSDQGGSPGGSGSPDSGKGGINTGSDGQGSPSNQGGSSSQGGSSSQGGSSSQGSAGSQGGSSGQGSTGSQGGLSGQGNTGNQGGTGSPGSGTKVSGKSNRGWLGNWGMSLIPTSYLPSVSDIYQTPRNMLISATNQINDAYSTTVGNIKHAYDSTVNNIKDAYDSTMKMARNTYDSAITNITDTYTASTNYIGGVVNKTINQLNPFSNSSQSNDNQPGSNGPRGGTDTSKQSQQNPPPPSLSPSPPTTPPSPPVTSQPSQPQSNTIQDPPQTPPPQQQPSSTQVSKDTVQNVGSNTLQKLDPNAGKGGIQTLTINTGTLPNSGMSPSNTGSGNNPSGTDVKINEKPSIWCIGTNKKCDILGIGIIGAAIFIFLAFTYKYLSFGSAKNLKKEKSMKSVINLVSGKKREKRFINSGDGKKTEIIINSVNEKKSIKTVINSRDGKRKTYITINSEYKKKYTKSVINFGDGKKTEIVINSVNVKIPLLNIYKLMQADPMPFINLFFLLIFFIYKRKRDTIE encoded by the exons ATGGCTAATAAAGCa TGTAGTTACCTTATCGAGGCtgatgaatattttaacaatGGAGTTGTCGATGAgaacaaatttaataaaaacagtTCATTGCAAGATAGATGCCCTTATGAAAATAGAAGCCCTCGCccttgtaaaaataattatgaaagaATTAACGCTGTGGGAGCATATTTATACCAAAATTTGTCTAAAACTGGTAAGAATATAAGTGGAACAGGACATAATGGAGACCGGCATATTGAGTTTTTTATGATGTGGCTAAGcgataaattatttaagatAGAAAACGACTATAAAGCAACTCTGGAAGAATCTTATAATAATCATTTAAAGAATTATATGGggaattttaattattggagagttttaaataataaaaaagtttataAGGATGCTACTATTTGGAAAATGAGCGCAATGTACACCTTACTtacttatatatgtaaactAATTACtgaatacaataaaaatgtcaAAAATCCTGATAGAGATACTCTTGTAAAGTCTTCATCCCAATCTGTTAACTATTATAAAACCATTCATAATTCTGTTAACGGATGTAAACCATATCTACATTTATTGGatagtttaaaaaaagtgtatgaaaattttagaTCGACtagaattattaataataaaagtcTTGACAAAGTAGCAAAAAGTTTATTATCTAAGCGTGTTGAACCTTTTAAAACGTTTGGAAATgaagataaatattttgtattggATAGTGAAGTGCTTAGCTTTGATAATGAAGAATGTGGAAAAGTGAAAACACAGGATGAGGAACTTGGAAAACAAATTGCATCAAAAGGATCACCGAGTAAACAGCAAGGCTCTGGGAACTCTAAAAAACCCATCACAGGAACTCAAACGCAACCTTCTGGAGATTCATCACGTGGAACAAATGATCAATCAGGAAAAGTTCCAACGCCTGGAAAAGCGGGAGTGCCATCACCACCGCAATCAGGAGGTACAAATCCAGCAGCTACAAAACCTGTAGCTACAAAACCAGGAACTGCAAAACCAGCACCTGCAAAACCAGCAGCACCAGCGCCAAAACCTGGATTGCCACCTGCAAAACCAGGGCCTGCACAAACAGGAGCTGGAAAACCAACATCACCACATTCACAACCAGTACCTACACCATCAGGAGcatcacaaaaaaaagtacaACAATCGCATCAAGCAAAACAAGGACACCAACCACAACAACCACAACAACCACAACAACCACAACAACCACAACAACCACAACAACCACCACCTGTACAACCACCACCTGCACAACCACCACCTGCACAACCACCACCTGCACAACCACCACATGTACACCcaccaaaaaaattaccATCGGGATCATCTGGAGCAAGTACACCAGCATCAACAGATACACCAAAATTAGGTACCCTCCCATCGGGTACGCTACCATCAGGTGCAGCACTACTATCACCAGGTAAACCATCATCATCAGATGCAACACCGCCAGCAGGTACATCACCATCAGACACAACAACATCTGGCACAACAACATCAGTCACGTCATCACCAGGTGCAACATTATCACCAGACACACAAGTATCATCAGGTGCATCAACAGGTATGCAAAATGGAATAGTAAGCAACCCCCAAAATCCAAAAGGTGACATTAGTCAACAGACAAATCACGGCGCCAAACAAATGAATCAAAATGGTGATTCAGTAAATCCAAATAGTGTGCCAGGGGGTTCAGGTGGGAAATCAAAAGATACCCCACAAACGAAAACAAGCAAAGTGGGTGACTCCTCACCGACTCCCCAAGTAACCGGGACGGGAAATCAAGGAACTACACCAGGCGCATCATCTGATGGAATTGGTACACAAAAAGGTCTACTTAATGGAGTAGGAAATGCAGCCACTGGAAGTAAATCAGATCCCTCAAGAAGCACAGTAAATCAACTTCAAGATCCAAACTCTAAGCAGGGAGGTACTGGTGGTGGAGCAGGTGGTGCACAAAGTGATCAAGGAGGATCACCTGGTGGATCAGGATCTCCAGATAGTGGAAAAGGAGGTATAAATACTGGATCAGATGGTCAAGGAAGTCCAAGTAATCAAGGAGGTTCAAGCAGTCAAGGAGGTTCAAGCAGTCAAGGAGGTTCAAGCAGTCAAGGAAGTGCAGGTAGTCAAGGAGGTTCAAGTGGTCAAGGAAGTACAGGCAGTCAAGGAGGTTTAAGTGGTCAAGGAAATACAGGCAATCAAGGAGGTACAGGAAGTCCAGGTAGTGGGACAAAGGTATCAGGAAAATCCAATAGAGGTTGGCTAGGAAATTGGGGAATGAGTTTAATTCCCACAAGTTATTTACCTAGTGTTTCCGATATATATCAAACTCCAAGGAATATGCTAATAAGTGCCACCAATCAAATCAACGATGCATATAGTACCACTGttggaaatataaaacatgcTTATGATAGCACTGTgaacaatataaaagatGCTTATGATAGCACTATGAAAATGGCAAGAAATACTTATGATAGCGCTATAACCAATATTACAGATACTTACACTGCATCTACTAATTATATTGGTGGTGttgttaataaaacaattaatCAATTGAATCCATTCAGCAATTCTTCCCAATCAAATGATAACCAACCTGGATCCAATGGTCCAAGGGGGGGAACAGATACATCTAAGCAATCACAGCAAAATCCACCACCACCTTCACTATCTCCATCACCGCCCACAACTCCACCATCTCCACCAGTAACTTCACAACCATCACAACCACAGTCTAATACAATACAAGATCCACCACAAACGCCGCCTCCCCAACAGCAACCTAGCTCTACGCAAGTTTCCAAAGATACTGTTCAGAACGTCGGATCTAACACATTGCAGAAACTTGATCCAAACGCCGGAAAAGGGGGAATTCAAACACTAACAATTAATACAGGTACATTACCAAATTCTGGTATGAGTCCTTCAAATACAGGGAGTGGAAATAACCCTTCAGGAACAGATGTTAAAATTAACGAAAAGCCATCAATATGGTGTATAggaacaaataaaaaatgtgacATACTAGGTATTGGTATTATAGGAGCTgcaatattcatttttttagcaTTTACGTATAAG tatttatcatttggaTCGGcaaaaaatttgaagaaagaaaaaagcaTGAAAAGTGTTATAAATTTGGTTAGTGGAAAGAAAAGGGAAAAGagatttataaattcagGTGATGGGAAAAAGAcagaaataattataaattcggttaatgaaaaaaaatcaataaaAACAGTGATAAATTCACGTGATGGAAAAcgaaaaacatatataactataaattcagaatataaaaaaaaatatacaaaatcaGTTATAAATTTTGGTGATGGAAAAAAGACAGAAATAGTTATAAATTCAGTTAATGTGAAAATACCATTattgaatatatacaaacttATGCAGGCCGATCCTATgccatttattaatttattttttttgttgattttttttatctataaAAGAAAGCGAGACACTATAGaatga
- a CDS encoding CIR protein gives MGMKSCETFLDVDKLFINYKANEEQFNTSSGLYYQYCPVKNGLRTCGTDYEKLSAIFGYALMELAKNPKMDLYSEYDPSIAFLVMGWCHRLYKISKGHNLPLKHSLEKYLGKSTGNINYRGILNNKTYLMNSSIEIMNMFYLLFQQLCEIINTYETNKLQPYQYINSAAQFYIIYNKFSNLVNQCGPYLRLLNHLKTIYDEFINAVIKYNNHDQSLRSRLIGISSIDKTKFVSEFNSTGCKQVNQMLEKKISRLKNEAQEEQDELNALMELLVSDDADNGGDDEDADGVDAVDGGEKEGDTMKSIDNTTQNHGTDLGNSLDQSNESHDDQNQSQCDTKDNTDDLNGKKKSEHKPEQTLENSQSSDKSPENPSDEQLPKETTQENQDTTKESKDSTQEISLTKKESIVETLKFIKSPISLFKPNFLSFYSTLADIGNNSHEKTLQTLQNTSSKHSELANKFNNPISQPDKETVTPPSGDNKSMPKDSGSDPPSSDDPSVNHPPLLPNSQPEPEYHSNEDKEEPSNDEKTDEPSTTPQEPPIDFINTSYQVTKLDNSGNNINGIISENVNSMDILKKHKLIAFSVIGIAIPITLAIMYKYLSPWRTKKSKRKTKMKKIINLVEINKTKKTVINSINGKRPMQIIINSSTKKKQTKKFITSVYGKNFPLLNIYNLMQADPVPFINLFFLLIFFVYK, from the exons ATGGGCATGAAATcg tGTGAGACATTTCTTGACGTTGATAAACTTTTTATCAACTATAAAGCAAATGAGGAACAATTTAACACAAGTTCTGGATTATACTATCAGTATTGCCCTGTAAAAAATGGGCTTAGAACATGTGGCACTGATTATGAAAAACTGAGCGCTATTTTTGGATATGCACTTATGGAATTAGCAAAAAATCCTAAGATGGATCTATATAGTGAATATGACCCAAGTATTGCGTTTTTAGTTATGGGATGGTGTCAtagattatataaaatatcaaaagGTCATAATTTACCCCTAAAACATTCACTTGAGAAATATTTAGGTAAATCTACAGGAAATATCAATTATCGGggcatattaaataataaaacgtATTTAATGAATTCTAGCATTGAGATTATGAATAtgttttatcttttatttcagCAACTTTgtgaaataattaatacatatgaaacaaataaattacaaCCATATCAATACATAAACAGTGCTGctcaattttatattatatataataaattttctaaTCTTGTTAATCAGTGCGGTCCGTATCTTCGGTTGTTGaatcatttaaaaacaatatatgaTGAGTTTATAAATGCTGTTATTAAATACAATAATCACGACCAATCCTTACGTAGTCGTCTTATAGGAATTTCATCGATAGATAAAACCAAGTTTGTTTCGGAATTCAATAGTACGGGATGCAAGCAAGTGAATCAAATgctagaaaaaaaaatatccagGCTTAAAAACGAGGCGCAAGAAGAACAAGATGAATTAAATGCTTTAATGGAATTATTAGTTTCTGATGATGCTGATAATGGTGGTGATGACGAAGATGCCGACGGGGTTGATGCTGTTGATGGTGGTGAAAAGGAAGGTGATACTATGAAATCTATAGATAATACAACACAAAATCATGGAACTGATCTAGGAAATTCATTGGATCAATCAAATGAATCACATGATGACCAAAATCAATCACAATGCGACACAAAAGATAATACAGATGATTTGAAtggcaaaaaaaaatcagaaCACAAACCAGAACAAACTTTAGAAAACAGCCAAAGTTCAGATAAATCACCAGAAAATCCATCAGATGAACAACTACCCAAAGAGACGACACAAGAAAACCAAGATACTACAAAAGAGAGCAAAGATTCTACACAAGAAATCTCATTGAcgaaaaaagaaagtatAGTAGAGACTCTAAAATTCATTAAATCTCCAATTAGTTTGTTTAAACCGAATTTCTTATCTTTTTATAGCACTCTTGCTGATATTGGCAATAATTCCCATGAAAAAACATTACAAACTTTACAAAATACTTCTTCGAAACATTCTGAGCTTgctaataaatttaataatccAATTAGTCAGCCAGATAAAGAAACCGTTACACCTCCATCAGGTGATAATAAATCTATGCCAAAAGATTCAGGAAGTGATCCACCTTCCTCTGATGATCCATCAGTAAATCACCCACCCCTGCTACCAAATTCACAGCCAGAACCAGAATACCATTCCAATGAAGATAAAGAAGAACCATCTAATGACGAAAAAACGGATGAACCATCAACAACTCCTCAAGAGCCACCAATCGATTTTATCAATACATCTTATCAAGTAACTAAACTAGATAATTCTGGAAACAATATAAATGGAATTATATCGGAAAATGTAAATTCAATGGATATACTTAAAAAACACAAATTAATTGCATTCTCAGTTATAGGTATTGCAATACCCATCACTTTAGCTATTATGTACaag tatTTATCACCTTGGCGgacaaaaaaatcgaagagaaaaacaaaaatgaaaaagattataaatttggttgagataaataaaacgaAAAAGACAGTTATAAATTCAATTAATGGTAAACGACCaatgcaaataattataaactcatctactaaaaaaaagcaGACTAAAAAGTTTATAACTTCCGTTTATGGGAAAAATTTtccattattaaatatatataacctTATGCAGGCCGATCCTGtaccatttattaatttattttttttgttgattttttttgtttataaatga
- a CDS encoding fam-a protein: MNKFYIQNAFFLLNIFVYFNSEILATEPVPGNYTPHESTYQHPTDHSEKLFEENKHLLCTDPEEITNAVNLMNEALVYLVYYAKNDNDYELCQTTYSSTISYKKKHEGNTDVLKANLNFYDSNRYGEMIIKLWDPDIPNLFNNGSVKISRVYNPNLVIVQQRYAEDSRGHQKYFYALAKKAQISEDKAIIVMTSADINDHNPSRKKYKNKIIKNANLFKTDIDSEEDIRKGKLKKIFVNIAGYLIEKKADNLDITYIESIDGHSSI; the protein is encoded by the exons atgaataaattttatattcaaaatgctttttttcttttaaacaTCTTCgtatattttaatagtGAAATCCTTGCAACTGAGCCAGTTCCAGGAAATTATACACCACATGAATCAACATATCAGCATCCTAC TGATCATtcagaaaaattatttgaagaAAACAAGCACCTATTATGTACTGATCCCGAAGAAATAACAAATGCGGTCAATCTTATGAATGAAGCTCTAGTATATTTAGTATACTATGCTAAAAATGATAACGATTATGAATTATGTCAAACAACATATAGTTCTACgatttcatataaaaaaaaacatgaagGCAATACAGATGTTTTAAAGgctaatttaaatttttatgattcCAATAGG TATGGTGAAATGATAATCAAATTATGGGATCCAGATATCCCCAATTTGTTCAATAATGGTTCTGTTAAAA tttcCCGTGTGTACAATCCAAATTTAGTAATAGTGCAACAACGTTACGCAGAAGATTCTAGAGGCCATCAGAAGTATTTTTATGCTTTAGCCAAAAAAGCTCAA aTATCAGAAGACAAAGCAATAATTGTCATGACTTCAGCAGATATAAATGATCACAACCCTTccaggaaaaaatataaaaacaagatcataaaaaatgccaatttatttaaaactgACATTGATTCTGAAGAGGATAttagaaaaggaaaattaaaaaaaatatttgttaacATAGCTGGATACCtcattgaaaaaaaagccGATAATCTTGATATCACCTATATCGAATCT aTCGATGGGCATTCTTCCATTTAA
- a CDS encoding CIR protein: protein MSEELCDGIKFADENVVFDSESQKYTFKDKIFDAYCPASENGGKGQCDSDGLKVGSAFTALLEYFKKIDGENPEGDKLAQYAILWFNSKITQNSTIEIEKYTMYNILKQNNWFGEHSEPIETKKEIMGIHYLYLKHLYDFLKGICETINKCKDSSHSSDCQESAEKCSGLYRACILHLPWREICNPYCSVLTNLKNDYDKIKEKYNLPELKLPQGLSDCNHECFKQEEQYQARVGAQNHSSDGSEIGILTKANLPGQPIAPTSINNGNKLPYIAVPLILIPIILGISYKYLTPVWRKKTKRKAMKKIINLSDQKKA, encoded by the exons ATGTCTGAGGAATtg TGTGATGGAATTAAATTTGCTGATGAAAATGTTGTCTTTGATTCAGAATCTCAAAAGTATACGTTTAAGGATAAGATATTCGATGCTTATTGTCCTGCCAGTGAAAATGGAGGAAAAGGACAATGTGATAGTGATGGGTTAAAAGTTGGCTCTGCTTTTACGGCATTGCtagaatattttaagaAGATTGATGGTGAAAATCCAGAGGGTGATAAACTTGCTCAATACGCTATTTTATGGTTTAATTCTAAAATTACGCAAAATTCGACTAtagaaattgaaaaatatactatGTATAACATacttaaacaaaataattggTTTGGAGAACATAGTGAACCCatagaaacaaaaaaagaaattatgggaattcattatttatatttgaagCATCTTTATGATTTCCTTAAAGGAATATGTGAaacaattaataaatgtaaaGACTCTTCACACTCCAGTGACTGTCAAGAGAGTGCTGAAAAATGTTCTGGCTTGTATCGCGCATGTATTCTGCATTTACCCTGGAGAGAGATTTGTAATCCATATTGTAGTGTATtgacaaatttaaaaaacgattatgataaaattaaagaaaaatataacctTCCAGAATTGAAGCTGCCACAAGGATTATCTGATTGTAATCACGAGTGTTTTAAACAAGAGGAACAGTATCAAGCCAGGGTTGGTGCACAGAATCATTCGAGTGATGGTTCAGAAATAGGTATACTCACCAAAGCTAATTTACCAGGTCAACCAATAGCCCCCAcaagtataaataatggaaataaacTACCCTACATCGCAGTcccattaattttaataccCATTATTTTAGGAATTTCATATAAG tATTTAACACCCGTATGGCGAAAAAAGACGAAAAGAAAAgccatgaaaaaaattataaatttgagTGATCAAAAGAAAGCCTAA